Within Vicia villosa cultivar HV-30 ecotype Madison, WI linkage group LG1, Vvil1.0, whole genome shotgun sequence, the genomic segment TTTGAAAAATTATCTAAATTCAATTCAGGTTGCAattcttaaaatattaaaaatatattaatcacatgcattcatttatCATGCTAtacaaaaacatttttttcaaaaaagaaaagatttatctatttttttcttctacACCTCTCCCTCCAAAGCTCTCTTTTCCCCTCCCcttcaaactcccaaacaaaACCTTATCGAAAATTGTGAGACAAAAAATAAATCCACTAATATTAAAAAGACAAACATATCAAATGAGGTTAAAAAGTAAGTTAAACAATAAATATATCTAAAAATTGTAACATTTTCTTAGAAATAAGACCCAAAAACTCTCATAAATAAAACAAGAGGGGATAGTAATTAGTAAACATGAGTAAATACAATCTGAATTCACTAGTTTACAGCCAAAAACTAACCCGAACAGATGATACAGAAGGATCAATTATGTCATTCTGAATTCTTGAGGTGGCAGGCATTGCACGTTTCTCTCCTTTGAAAGCATATGATGCAATAGTATCAAGATTGGACAATTGCATGGTAGCTTCTGCAAGCTCCACAACGCGTGATTTAGTGGATTCAATCTGACAATGTATACCATTGCAGTTTAAGAGCATACCaattaagaggaaaacaaattgtcctgaaattaaaaaattatgatCTTTTTGTAACATACCGTAGATAGAGTTTGTCTCCTCCAAGAAAGGCTCTCAATTTCCATATTCAATGCAAAATCATTTACACTATCAACAACATCATTTATTGCAATCAAATCCTGCTTGGCAGATCGATAGTCTTGTGTCACAAGAGTTTCACATGCAGAAATTAGTCTATCTGCAATTCCAACGGGTGTTTCAAGTTTAAGCTTCATTCTATCCATTCCAGCCATTGTTGACCCATCTAAAAAGCTGTGTAGGAACTTCTCAAGCTCAAGAAAGCTGCTGGGACCATATTGAGAACCAGAGACTGACAATTCTTCATTAAGTTTCCCAAAACTAGAGGTAGCCATAAGTTTTGCTTCAAGAGCAGATCGTGCAGATACAGGATATAATATCACATCTTCTGTATTCAGCAACCTCTTTATGTTGTCCTTAATGAAGGACATTGCTTCCTCAAGCTGCATTGATTTGTGAATATATAATGTAAGCCTAATTTGGCAAATGACTATATCAATACAAAAGAACAAGATAATACAATTATGACAATACCAAACATGAACCGTGAAACATTAATATACCTCATGATTACTCTGATATATGTCAGCTTTATTCAAAACAAAGACCACCTTTTTTTTCCATTGCTGTGAATATCGAAGAAAAGCAACCTGGAAAATAACATAAAACACCACATCATACCCCTAACTGGGTAATTATACCAGAGTATGCCCTATGCACAAATAATGACTAGGCATACCTCACTTCCAGTTAAAGGACGGTCAGCTGAAATAACAAAAAGAAGCAAGTCTGCACGAGGCACAAATTCCTCTGTAAGACGCTGCTGTCTCTGGAGAATTACATTAGTTCCAGGTGTATCAACAACTGTCATCTGTTTTCAGAAAGATAAAGAAAACTGTTGAGGAACAACTAATAGCAAACAGAAATTGTGACCAGAGGAGAGAACCAAAACAAAAGgagaaaaccaaaaaaataattgaCTTACTTCTCTGAGAATTGGAGCAGGAAGGTAGCAAATATATTGACCATCTGGAAACCTTTCACAACGTTGTTTTTCATTATCTAGGTCATTAAACCGTAAAAATGTGATCTCATTCGTTGTTGGAACAACACCCTCTTTGAGATATCTTTCCCCAAGAAGCGCGTTAATCACAGTAGATTTACCAGAGTTGAATTCCCCCTGGTAATAGTGTCAAATAACATCAGCTCTTTGTACCATATTTCTATGAATTTTATTTAAAACCAGTTTTTTTTTGCATCTCACCCAATTGAAGTTTGATTAAGAAAATTTATGATAAATGGTAATGGGAAGCTAATGAATCAAACAACTACTCATTCTATAAAATAACATGTGACCTTTGATGAGTATTGACAGCTATGGCTGCCATCAAATCTATTCATAACATGTGCATTGTTAAGAGTAGAATAACAAGAACAAAGCACAATAACATGAACTATATGAAGGGAAAAAAAAAACTCCTAAAAGCAATATAGCTTCTAAATTTTGTAAAGATTTCTCAGTGTAAGCAGACAATTAACCAACACTCAAGTAAATGTTTATACATGAAACTAGTCAATTAAACGCAGAAGAACAGTGAACAATGACGACGAGAAAAGTCCACAACAAATAGCACTTATTTGTTAACTAGTTCCAAACTATATGTAGTAACAGaatattttctttttgaaatttAGAGCTAATACCAATGTATATCCAGGAACCAGAATTTGTTGAGATTCAGCACACTATTACCACTATAACCAATAAGAATGGCTCATCAATCTGAGAAACTGCATCAACGAGAAGCGAAACTTCCTCCATCTGCCATTTTAAACCAATCCCAATTCAACACAGTAAAAAATATAATGGTCAAAACACATAACAATGAAAGAAACAAAATTTATATATCAATTTAAATACCAACTGTTTTAATTAAAAGATCACCAGAGGTGCAGCTTTCTTTATAACTCCAATAGCTTCATTCAACACCAACCTCTCCATCTCAATTAACTGTTTCTCCCTATCCTCCAGTTTAACAAATCCACCAACAACCTCCCTTTTGCTCTGCAAACCACTACTTGTATCAACTAATTTACCATCATCAATTTTATCCAGTATTCTCTCCTCATTCGCAATTCCACCATCCAACAGTTTGCGAAGAAAATCATCATCAAACAACCCAAAACTCTCCAAACTAGTAACAAAACCACTAGCACCCGAAGCAAGCAAACTCGAAGCCTCGGCATTTGACAAGTTTTCCCCCACAAACGATGCAAATATAGGTATCTTCACATTCTCAACTACATCACCAATTTCCTGATTTAAACCTTTCAAATCACCACCACCATATATAAGAAAATCAGCACCTTCTGATTTAGAAGCATTCACAGCAGCATCTACAGTTTGAACAAATCTAGCCACCAATGGAAGCACCACCAAGTCACTATTGGAACCTAACATTGTATTCCTAGCAACAACAGTAGGAAGACCTGAAACAGATACAAAcgaatttttttcaattatttttttcaattattacAAATAAAATGTAGCACAAGTGTTTGAAGAAATGCTCAAAAGAGAAAGAACGAGAACCTTTATCGGAGAGTAAAACACCACTGGTGGCGGCAGCGGCGGCGATATCGACACGCTCGGCGACTAACAAATACGCGCGGTCACGAACGAGTGATTTCAGCATGCAAGCGGCTTCGTAAAGCTTGCCACCGGTTTGTTCGTTACTGGCGAGAATTACGATTCCAACCGACTTGGAAACTGCTTTATCGATCAAGTTTAAAGCGGCGTCGCCACGTGTCAGGATCTCGTCGGGGTTGAGCTGGAGAATTAGAGTGGGGATTTTGAGTTCGGGTCTCTTGTAACCGCCGGGGAAGAGTGTTCGGGGTTGGGCTTGGGCTTGGGCCTGAGGAGAGAATTGTTGGTTGAAATGGCGAGAGGCATTGGAAAAGATGGAGATGTGACGAGAAGAGCGTCGGAGGGGGAGGTGAGGAGAGCGAGAGAATGAGGTGTGGCGGTGGCGAGGAATAATTGAATTTGAAGGAGTGAGAAGGGAAGAAGAAGGGGTTAGTGTGGAACAGAGTACCATGGATTTGATTTGAAGGAAGTAGAAAGAAGAGGAAAGAAGGGAGATAGTGTTATCGGGTGAGAGATGTGCGTCCGTCACTGAAATCTCAGTTGTTATCTATCTTTTGGATCAACTTTCCAAGGACCGCATGTGCTTCCAATTAAAATCACAGTCAACTTTAAAAGTAATTAATGCAATAATGTAATAATGCTACACCCATTAGTGCatactttttcttttaaaatcctcacccatttaaaaaaataattaattttacgaCTATTAGTTAACCACACTCTACTTGGGTCAAGAACAAATGATTACTTCATACTACTATAGTTAGGGTTTAAATATGCTACTTGCCCTTTGTTTGAGTTGAATAACAATAAAATTATGTTTAGATTGGCAAAATTGTACTATTAAATAGAATgaaatgaaattaaataaaataaatttagatcTGCATTAATAAAAAGACGTTTAGTGCTTTTTTTTATAAGATTTTTAGGATTTATAAGGGTCTAAAATTTTATAATGCAAATATTATAGTATAATTTATTGTGTTATCTTACAATCATCTTTCAATCATTTTATTGGATCATGTGTTTTCTTGTGATAGGTTTGCGCTTGATCCCGAGGTCCTAGAACCTTCCTTGGTTCTATAGTTGGTGGTTGGTCATGTTTGCCTCACGTCACTTGTCTGGCGTCATGGTGGTGTCTCAATTAAGCAGTTTCTTGACTTTGTAGATTAGTTAATAGGTTAATTTAGATATATTATTCGGCCAATAAATATTGTCTCTGTCAATGGGAGAATAGTTATCCCTCAAGTCTAGTCCAGTTAGACAAGGTGTAACTTGCAATCTTGGTTTATTTTTTCCTACACCCATGTGGCCTTTACGCCTTTGACTCCTATCCAACTTCATTGACTTGGATCTATATATTGATCTTATACTTCTTCTTTTTCATTGATATACAGAAAGACCGTCTTTTGATGTTTTGTCATGCAGGACTAATTTAGTCCAACATGATCTATCTGGGACCTAGTTGTCGTAACTCGGTTTCAGCCTTTGATGTTGTAACTCAGATTGGGAAACTTTCAAATGGTACTGGAACTAATAATCATTACTTTGTTATTATCGCCATAGGACACAAAACATCTCCTTTTAGGAGAGAAGCGAGAGAATAAAGATTTGTCTCCAGTCATATACTTTGAACAACTGTTATCAAGGTACCACTTAGCTTTTACTATTGTAAAGCATTTCTCGACATCTTcatgattttccataaaataGATGTTTGCTTCTTATTTTTCTAATTCATTTGAGGATTTCATATCATTCTCATTCTAAGTTATATAAGTCTTCTTTGTTTCTTTTTGAGGTCTTATGAATTTTTCATCTTTATTCATCATCTCTTAGTCTTTTAAGCTCCATTGTGTTCATTCTAACCCTTTTTACCTCGGTATTACCCTCACGGGTAACTTTAATGGTGTACCACATTTCTTTTGCAGCTTCACTGCGACAAACACGCAAAAACTCATCAATACCCAAAGCGATAGTATTAATGGGTTTTTCTTTCAAAATGCGTTGCATTTTTTCTTTATCCTCTTTGGTccaaatatctttatctttttttCACAATAACACCAACTATATGTGTGGGAACAAAAGGACCATTTTTTATAGAAGTCCGGATATCTTAATTCATTTCCACTATAAAGATTCTCGTTTTTTGTTTCAAATTTCAAACATAAGAGATGGTGAATTGTGATATTCAAATTCCAAACATAAGAGATGGTGAATTGTgatattcaaatttcaaaaaccGGTTTATATAAACTTTtggataaaaaattatttatgttaGAAGATAAAAATGAAGTAGCAGAATAAAAAAATGAGAAGAGACAAAGAAATAAGAAGTggaataaataacaaaaaaaatagataaGGATAGAAAGATCACACCATAAATTTATTTCGGTTCACCCTAAACCACTTGGTCTACTCTAGTCCCTAAGAGTTTTCCCTTGTGATTTCCACTAGAAAAATCTTGACCTTTTTTTCACAGGATCAAACCAAACAACATTACAAAACAATTTGAGATTTTCCATGGGATCATATCAAGAATCTTAAACAACCAGAGCTTTTACACAGAGTCAGCTTAAGAACCTTAAACAACCAGAGTTTTTATAGAGACTTAGTTCAAGAACCTTAAACAACTAATTTTTGTACACATGTTTACAGGTTTAGCTTGCAACCTCCAAAACTATTACAAAAGAATCACAAGAGAGCTATGCTCTTGGATAAACAATTTCAGtacaacacaaatacaacacaactCTCAAATGAAAATTTTCACTCCCTTGACACTAAGGATACTCTAGTGAAAAATGAACTTTATAAAATAATGGGAAAGAaaaataatagagagtttctATTCAAAAAACCGGTGTATTTTGAAAAGAGGAGACAACTTTGTgcctttttaattattaaatcgaTTAAAATTATGTGTTGATTAATTAACCAAttcaaaatagaaaattttgaatttcaacGCTACATAATCGATTATAAGCCTCCTTAATCAGAAGGACCCCTTAATCAATTAGtcaatgtattttaaaattataaaattatgtgTTGATTAATCAGAAGGACCCCCTTCAACGCTACAAAAtaggaaattttaaaattatgtgtTTATTAATTACACTTTAATTTTTTCAATTAGAAGGACCCcttaatcaattaatcaatgtatTTTACCttcttaattgattaaataagctTCTAATCAATTAAGCACTTGCCCTGATTGGTTTTAAGAAGTTTTATCAAAAGagataagaattttttttaaatacttttttatGTGTGCATTGTCTTAGTGCCTCGAGATTTACTTTGTTTCTTTTACAATAAAACGATCAACAACTGGATTGAGCACTAACTGAAGAACTAGACGAGTTTTCACACTTTACATCtgcaaaaactcaaaatttggtCAAATCCATTAAAAAGATCCAAAAAAGTGGGTTGGGTCGGGTAATTGGATGAATATgagtttaaaaactaaaaactacaTTAAAAAATCGGGTTTTAGGTAAAATCGGACCCATACCCAAAAAAATCTATTGACCACCCACTCCCCCCAATCAAACatttattattacaattttaatgATTTTGATGAATATTAACTTAGTTGTTACAATTTTAGTCTCTTGAACATTTATTATTTTAGTGACCCGTGACTTTAACTAATTTTAGATGTTTCACTATTTTACTATTTGGATGCTAATATGAAGTTATGTCATGCAACTTTAGTTTGTTGTTagtttttatgatgatttttattagttgatgttattatttattattttatgatgctAAAAAATAGTACAAATAggttatctaatttttttaagataaaaatattgagtaatttttatgaaaaaatatgatGACTCGTGATTTAgtcatttaatattaataaaacagaaaaattaTTTGGACAACCCACTACTCTACCCAACTCAACCCGAAAAATTAGTGGATTTTCCCAAATCGACTTATTGGTGTAGTGGATGGTTATTTTACCTTACCCAAACCGGAGTGTCCTATGTGAATTGGGTATTGGTTTGTCCAATTCTAACTCAAACCGTCTCATGTACACCAATATTCCTAATGATTGAATTTGTGGAAGATATTTTACATGTCAGTTTCCTAGGTATGGCATTAGAATTCGCTATTATTGCTTCTAGTTTCCATGTACCtcctttaatgtcatttattttcGAGTTTGAGGTTGGTTGCATATATAATCTTTCCTAGTCTTGGAatcatatttgat encodes:
- the LOC131644406 gene encoding probable transmembrane GTPase FZO-like, chloroplastic yields the protein MVLCSTLTPSSSLLTPSNSIIPRHRHTSFSRSPHLPLRRSSRHISIFSNASRHFNQQFSPQAQAQAQPRTLFPGGYKRPELKIPTLILQLNPDEILTRGDAALNLIDKAVSKSVGIVILASNEQTGGKLYEAACMLKSLVRDRAYLLVAERVDIAAAAATSGVLLSDKGLPTVVARNTMLGSNSDLVVLPLVARFVQTVDAAVNASKSEGADFLIYGGGDLKGLNQEIGDVVENVKIPIFASFVGENLSNAEASSLLASGASGFVTSLESFGLFDDDFLRKLLDGGIANEERILDKIDDGKLVDTSSGLQSKREVVGGFVKLEDREKQLIEMERLVLNEAIGVIKKAAPLMEEVSLLVDAVSQIDEPFLLVIVGEFNSGKSTVINALLGERYLKEGVVPTTNEITFLRFNDLDNEKQRCERFPDGQYICYLPAPILREMTVVDTPGTNVILQRQQRLTEEFVPRADLLLFVISADRPLTGSEVAFLRYSQQWKKKVVFVLNKADIYQSNHELEEAMSFIKDNIKRLLNTEDVILYPVSARSALEAKLMATSSFGKLNEELSVSGSQYGPSSFLELEKFLHSFLDGSTMAGMDRMKLKLETPVGIADRLISACETLVTQDYRSAKQDLIAINDVVDSVNDFALNMEIESLSWRRQTLSTIESTKSRVVELAEATMQLSNLDTIASYAFKGEKRAMPATSRIQNDIIDPSVSSVRKILAEYDNWLCSKNTEQGRLCKESFEKRWSSLIHENGQMSFETYELLKKGDQAGYKVIENFSSSAVSKSFEQEVREMILGTFGQLGVAGFSASLLTSVLQTTLEDLLALGICSLGGYIAISNFPTRRQSVIDKVKKKADTLAYELEEAMKRDLAEAVENLDTFVRVIGKPYQDQAQNRLNKLVEIQEEISNIEKKLRTLQVEIQNLHVS